Proteins encoded together in one Eubalaena glacialis isolate mEubGla1 chromosome 7, mEubGla1.1.hap2.+ XY, whole genome shotgun sequence window:
- the P4HTM gene encoding transmembrane prolyl 4-hydroxylase yields MAAAVAAGRRPEAVSPQWAPPQHDPAGAAAGLADCEDTPVRPLCNPRGICSRAYFLVLMVFVHLYLGNVLALLLFVHYSNGDDSSDPGPQRRAQGPVPAPTLAPLTRLEGIKVGYERKVQLVADRDHFIRTLSLKPLLFEIPGFLSDEECRLIIHLAQMKGLQRSQILPTEEYEEAMGTMQISQLDLFQLLDQNHDGRLQLHEVLAQTRLGNGRWMTPENIQEMYSAIKADPDGDGVLSQQEFSNMDLRDFHKYMRSHKAESSQLVRNSHHTWLYQGEGAHHVMRAIRQRVLRLTRLSPEIVELSEPLQVVQYGEGGHYHAHVDSGPVYPETICSHTKLVANESVPFETSCRYMTVLFYLNNVTGGGETVFPVADNRTYDEMSLIQDDVDLRDTRRHCDKGNLRVKPRQGTAVFWYNYLPDGQGWVGDVDDYSLHGGCLVTRGTKWIANNWINVDPSRERQALFQQEMARLAREGSADSQPEWALDRAYRDTRVEL; encoded by the exons ATGGCGGCGGCTGTGGCGGCAGGCCGGCGGCCTGAGGCTGTGAGTCCGCAGTGGGCGCCGCCCCAGCACGACCCGGCCGGGGCAGCGGCGGGGCTGGCCGACTGTGAGGACACACCGGTCCGGCCGCTGTGCAACCCCCGCGGCATCTGCTCGCGCGCTTACTTCCTGGTGCTGATGGTGTTCGTGCACCTGTACCTGGGCAACGTGCTGGCGCTGCTGCTCTTCGTACACTACAGCAACGGCGACGACAGCAGCGACCCCGGGCCCCAGCGCCGGGCCCAGGGCCCCGTGCCCGCGCCAACCTTAGCTCCCCTCACGCGGCTGGAGGGCATCAAG GTGGGGTATGAGCGCAAGGTCCAGCTGGTCGCCGACAGGGATCACTTCATCCGAACCCTCAGCCTCAAGCCGCTGCTCTTCG AAATCCCTGGCTTCCTGAGTGATGAGGAGTGTCGGCTCATCATCCACCTGGCACAGATGAAGGGGTTACAACGCAGCCAGATCCTGCCCACCGAAGAGTATGAGGAAGCAATGGGCACAATGCAAATCAGCCAGCTGGACCTCTTCCAGCTGCTGGACCAAAACCATGATGGTCGCCTGCAGCTCCATGAG GTCCTGGCCCAGACTCGCCTGGGAAATGGACGGTGGATGACTCCAGAGAACATTCAGGAGATGTACTCTGCGATCAAGGCTGACCCTGATGGTGATG GAGTGCTGAGCCAGCAGGAATTCTCCAACATGGACCTTCGTGACTTTCACAAGTATATGAGGAGCCACAAGGCAGAGTCCAGCCAGCTGGTGCGGAACAGCCATCACACGTGGCTCTACCAGGGCGAAGGTGCCCACCACGTTATGCGCGCCATCCGCCAGAG GGTACTGCGCCTCACCCGCCTGTCACCTGAAATCGTGGAGCTCAGCGAGCCGCTGCAGGTCGTGCAGTATGGTGAGGGAGGCCACTACCATGCCCATGTGGACAGCGGGCCTGTGTACCCAGAGACCATCTGCTCCCATACCAAGCTGGTAGCCAATGAGTCTGTACCCTTCGAGACCTCCTGCCG CTACATGACAGTGCTGTTTTATTTGAACAACGTCACCGGTGGGGGCGAGACTGTCTTTCCTGTAGCAGACAACAGAACCTATGACGAAATG AGTCTGATTCAGGATGATGTTGACCTCCGTGACACTCGGAGGCACTGTGACAAGGGGAACCTGCGTGTCAAGCCCCGCCAGGGCACAGCAGTCTTCTGGTACAACTACCTGCCTGATGGGCAAG GTTGGGTGGGCGACGTGGACGACTACTCGCTGCACGGGGGCTGCCTGGTCACGCGCGGCACTAAGTGGATCGCCAACAACTGGATCAACGTGGACCCCAGCCGGGAGCGGCAGGCGC